The Candidatus Woesearchaeota archaeon DNA segment TTCTCATTCACACCATGACCACAAAACACATACCAGCAACGATCACTACTGACAACGCAATCTATTATTAAGAAATATTCTAATCGTAAAAGCTAAGTAAGAAAAAGAATATAAACAAGCGAGATAAAGAAGCAATCATGAAAGCAGATCTCGAAGCAATCAAACAAAGAAATCAGCGAGTTGAAGTAGACAAAGCATGGGAAACTTCAACGACAAGAAAGATGGTAATAGGTGCAATGACCTACATCATAATCGTGATATTTCTATTCTTAATAGAAGCACCAAACCCATTTCTGAATGCGATTGTTCCAGTCATCGGTTTCCTGCTCTCCACCGCAACACTTTCATGGTGTAAAGAGAAATGGATACAAAGCCAAAAGAAGAGATAAGGAACATCAAATATGTTTCACGAGTGTGCTCTCATTATTGTATTTCTCCCAGATATCAATAACTTTTCGTTCAGTGTCCTCAACAGTCGCGGGAGGATTGGTATCAATATACACAATTTTTGTTCCTCCTTTTTCAAACACTTTCTGAATCCACTCACTTTTGTAGCGCGACGCGATTTTTCGTAAAAACAAAACTTCTTCAAAAATAGCGTTGTCCTGTTTTTTCCGTTCCTTCAGGCGTTTGATAGCGACATCAGAATCAATGTCAATGATGAGAAGAAGCGAAGGAGCGTGTTTGATGGCAAATGCGTTGCCAGGGAGTTTCATCAAATCCATTAAGGTAATTTGTTCGAGTTGTACTGGTTGATAAACAAGAGAAGAAATAACCCCTCGTTCTTGGAAAATAATTTTGCCTGCTTCCATTGCAGGGACAAGAAGGCGTTTGTATAAAATCTCGCGATCTAAACTAAACGCGTGTGCAGTGGATATTCCTGAATATTTTCGTTTCTCGTTTTTGCGGATAATTTCTTCACGAATTGCTTTACCCACATACACAAACGTCGGCTCATTGCTGATAATCACGTCATATTCTTTAATTTCTTCGAGTTCAGGAATAGTATTGTGTTCTTGCCAGTATTCGCGCAGGTCAAGAACGCGTTTTCCCTTTTTTTCTTCATAGCGTCGAAGTGCAGTCGTCACAGTCCCTTTGCCGCAGCCATCAACACCATCAATCATGACAAATGTTCCTTTCATAGAATATGTAGTATCTTTAGAATTTATTAAGGTATTGCTATTGTTTCTTTTTGAGATTGTAATATTTCTTCGACCGCTCACTTTTCGTTTTGGTGTCCGTAACTGAAGTTCTCTTAGAAGAAATGCTCTCTCCTGATCGAAGTTTGATATAAACACGATTTGCCATGCTATTTCTTTATCTTCAGAGCTTATATCTCTTTGTTTTTTTTGCAAACACGTACCAACTGCACAAACAATCAGTCAGAAAAGTCCACACATACAATTCATCTATTTTTATAAAATAAACAGAGAGATTCAAAAGCAATAAGGCGAATCAAGGCGAAAGGAAATAGTTTCAGGATAAGACAAAGCAAGGGGAAATCCATACTTATTTATATCAAATCAATCAGAAAACAATGTATGCAAAAGAAAAAAACAGATGCAAAAAACGTCATATGGTTAGGAATAGTCAGTCTATTGACAGATATTAGTTCAGAAATGTTATTTCCTATAATTCCTCCTATAATTCCGTTATTTCTCACTGTTGTGCTCAAAGCAAATATGGCCATCATTGGATTTATTGAAGGAATAGCAGAAGGACTATCTGCATTCCTAAAATTGATTGCAGGCATTGTCAGCGATCGCTTTAAGCATAAAAAACTCTTAACTATTATCGGATACAGTTCTTCAGCGCTGTCAAAACCATTTCTTGCATTAGCAACAATATGGCCGCATGTCCTCATCGTAAGAATTTTGGACAGAATTGGGAAAGGAATTAGAACAACGCCGAGAGACGCGTTGATTGCGGCGTCAGTAAAAGATTCTGAGCGAGGAAAATATTTTGGCCTGCATAGAACAATGGACAGTGTTGGCGCAGTTGTTGGCGTTCTTATTGTTACAGCATTACTCTTCTATTTGGGAGAATCAGAAGCAAGTTTCCGAACAGTGTTTTGGATTTCTTTTATTCCCGCAGCGCTTGCAGTTGTATTACTTTTCTTGTTTGTCCATGATGTCGAAACAAAAGCAGAAACAAAAAAACAAAAACCATTCAACCTCTTCAAAGTATGGAAAAGATTGAACAGGGATCTCAAAAAATTTTATATGATCATGCTACTCTTCAACGCAGCAAGTTTCAGCTATGCTTTTTTCATTTTGCGAGCGCAAAATGTCGGTTTCGCAATCAAATTGATTCCAATCCTTTACCTCGTCTACAATATTTTCTATGCGTTTAGTGCGTATCCTGCGGGAAAAATCTCTGATCATTTTGGCAGAAATACTGTCCTTGCAGCAGGATTCCTATTATTTGCAGTAACAAGTCTTGGGTTTGGTTTTTTTGCGAATGACTCTACGCTTTGGATTTTATTCGCGATGTATGGAGTTTTTATTGGTCTTACGGATGGGGTTGCGAGAGCAGTAGTCGCGGATCTTTCCACAGAGAAAGATTCAGGAACAGCGTTTGGTGTGTATCACATGCTTGTAGGTCTCACTATTTTCCCTGCGAATATGATTGGTGGGTTACTCTGGAAGTATGTGAGTCCAACAGCGCCGTTTGTCTATGCAGCAGTTCTTGCATTGCTTGCAACAGCTGCAATTCTTCTCTTCCACAATCGAGAAAAAGTCAAAGCAGTGAAGATGACCATGCAGAATTTCAAGGCGTATAGGTAGCTAGCCAAAAAGAACAACCTTCTCTACTCCGTTAGCATAAACAGAAAGAGGGCCATTGAAATCTTTATATGCTTGCAAGGGATCTTCAAAGAGGTATGGAAAAAAACCACCTATTCCATAATTAATACCCACTCCATCGAGTGAGTCCATCGATTTTACTACGCTGACCCTAAAAGGGCAGCATCCTGGACAGATTCCAGTATAGATTCGTTCATTTGATTCAAAAGATCCAAACACTGCGTCTAAAGCGCGCTGTTCAAGCGGAGATAATTTGGCAAGTTCAAAATTTTCATTTTCAAATGATG contains these protein-coding regions:
- a CDS encoding deoxynucleoside kinase, which encodes MKGTFVMIDGVDGCGKGTVTTALRRYEEKKGKRVLDLREYWQEHNTIPELEEIKEYDVIISNEPTFVYVGKAIREEIIRKNEKRKYSGISTAHAFSLDREILYKRLLVPAMEAGKIIFQERGVISSLVYQPVQLEQITLMDLMKLPGNAFAIKHAPSLLLIIDIDSDVAIKRLKERKKQDNAIFEEVLFLRKIASRYKSEWIQKVFEKGGTKIVYIDTNPPATVEDTERKVIDIWEKYNNESTLVKHI
- a CDS encoding MFS transporter, producing the protein MQKKKTDAKNVIWLGIVSLLTDISSEMLFPIIPPIIPLFLTVVLKANMAIIGFIEGIAEGLSAFLKLIAGIVSDRFKHKKLLTIIGYSSSALSKPFLALATIWPHVLIVRILDRIGKGIRTTPRDALIAASVKDSERGKYFGLHRTMDSVGAVVGVLIVTALLFYLGESEASFRTVFWISFIPAALAVVLLFLFVHDVETKAETKKQKPFNLFKVWKRLNRDLKKFYMIMLLFNAASFSYAFFILRAQNVGFAIKLIPILYLVYNIFYAFSAYPAGKISDHFGRNTVLAAGFLLFAVTSLGFGFFANDSTLWILFAMYGVFIGLTDGVARAVVADLSTEKDSGTAFGVYHMLVGLTIFPANMIGGLLWKYVSPTAPFVYAAVLALLATAAILLFHNREKVKAVKMTMQNFKAYR